One window of Manihot esculenta cultivar AM560-2 chromosome 17, M.esculenta_v8, whole genome shotgun sequence genomic DNA carries:
- the LOC110605633 gene encoding probable peroxygenase 4: MDSTTSITSDKQAKEKFKPDEHIALQKHVFFFDRNQDGVVYPWETFQGFRAIGCNLLVSAAGAFLINVAFSQKTRPGKLPSLLFPIEVQNIHLSKHGSDTDIYDEDGRFVNEKFETIFRNHARTHPDALTLGELMGMLKANREAKDYFGWVAGLAEWTALYIFCKDSNGLLKKETVRALYDGSLFEEMEKKHKASAKK; encoded by the exons ATGGATTCCACTACTTCCATAACAAGCGACAAGCAAGCAAAGG AAAAATTTAAACCAGATGAACACATCGCTCTGCAGAAGCATGTTTTTTTCTTTGACAGGAATCAGGACGGCGTAGTTTATCCATGGGAGACCTTTCAAG GCTTTCGTGCAATTGGGTGTAACTTGCTGGTTTCTGCTGCGGGTGCCTTTTTAATCAATGTGGCTTTCAGTCAGAAAACTCGCCCT GGAAAGCTTCCTTCTCTGCTCTTCCCTATTGAGGTTCAGAACATCCATCTCAGCAAACATGGGAGCGATACTGATATCTATGACGAGGATGGAAG ATTTGTTAACGAGAAATTCGAAACTATTTTCCGCAACCATGCACGTACACATCCAGATGCACTGACGTTAGGTGAACTGATGGGAATGCTAAAGGCGAACAGAGAAGCTAAAGACTACTTTGGATG GGTTGCAGGCTTGGCAGAATGGACAGCATTGTACATTTTTTGCAAGGACAGTAATGGTTTGCTGAAGAAAGAAACAGTAAGAGCTCTCTACGATGGAAGTCTTTTTGAAGAAATGGAGAAGAAGCATAAAGCATCGGCTAAAAAGTAA
- the LOC110605632 gene encoding probable peroxygenase 4, with protein MDSTNSITNHKQEKGKFKPNDHNVLQKHVFFFDRNQDGLVYPWETFQGFRAIGCGVLLSAASAVFINMGLSRKTRPGKGPSLLFPIEIQNINLGKHGSDSGVYDKDGRFVHEKFEAIFRNHARTHPDALTSSELMGMLKANREPKDYAGWVASWTEWKTLYSLCKDSNGLLKKETVKAVYDGSLFERMEKEKEKQKASDKKKASV; from the exons ATGGATTCCACTAATTCCATAACAAACCACAAGCAAGAAAAGG GAAAATTTAAACCAAATGACCACAACGTTCTGCAGAAGCATGTTTTCTTCTTTGATAGGAATCAGGACGGCTTAGTTTATCCATGGGAGACCTTTCAAG GGTTTCGTGCAATTGGGTGTGGTGTGCTGCTTTCTGCTGCGAGTGCCGTTTTCATCAATATGGGTCTCAGCCGGAAAACTCGCCCT GGAAAGGGTCCTTCTCTACTCTTCCCTATTGAGATTCAGAACATCAATCTAGGCAAACATGGAAGCGATTCTGGTGTCTATGACAAGGATGGAAG ATTTGTTCATGAAAAATTCGAAGCTATTTTCCGAAATCATGCACGTACACATCCAGATGCACTAACGTCAAGTGAACTGATGGGAATGCTAAAGGCGAACAGAGAACCTAAAGACTACGCAGGATG GGTTGCAAGCTGGACAGAATGGAAAACATTGTACAGTCTTTGCAAGGACAGTAATGGTTTGCTGAAGAAAGAAACGGTAAAAGCTGTTTACGATGGAAGTCTTTTTGAACGCATGGAGAAGGAGAAAGAGAAGCAAAAAGCATCGGATAAAAAGAAAGC TTCTGTTTAG